In Candidatus Binatia bacterium, one DNA window encodes the following:
- the mscL gene encoding large-conductance mechanosensitive channel protein MscL encodes MSILKEFREFAVKGNAIDLAVGVVIGGAFGKVVSSLVNDVIMPPIGLLVGGVDFSDLALTLRAPTDAQPEGVVLRYGAFINTIIDFVIIAAAIFAMVKLLNALRREKEVEEAAPPPPTQEVVLLTEIRDALVRQPR; translated from the coding sequence ATGAGCATCCTGAAGGAGTTTCGGGAGTTCGCCGTCAAGGGCAACGCGATCGATCTCGCGGTCGGCGTCGTGATCGGTGGGGCCTTCGGCAAGGTCGTGAGCTCGCTGGTGAACGACGTGATCATGCCACCGATCGGGCTGCTCGTCGGCGGCGTCGATTTCTCCGACCTCGCGCTCACGCTGCGCGCCCCGACCGACGCGCAGCCCGAGGGCGTCGTGCTGCGCTACGGCGCGTTCATCAACACGATCATCGACTTCGTCATCATCGCGGCCGCGATCTTCGCCATGGTGAAGCTGCTCAACGCGCTACGCCGCGAGAAGGAGGTCGAGGAGGCCGCGCCGCCGCCCCCGACGCAGGAGGTCGTGCTGCTCACCGAGATCCGCGACGCGCTGGTTCGCCAGCCTCGGTAA
- a CDS encoding MG2 domain-containing protein: MPKRSSFLIVVLCTLVLTAGRTGGAAAPASPASAPSATPAVAPGLVEFSPRGTVKQVRQAVARFATPMVAYGDPRAVDPLVADCPVAGTGRWLDARTWVYDFVRTLPGGVRCTFRARPDLKDLAGAALRPIEDLGFDTGGPAIVSSIPSADETIDAEQAFVLRLDAEPAAESVERHAYFAVDGVAERVGVRIVDGAERAQLLERFGSGEKDAVELVLAARRRFPDGAGVRLVWGAGVATASGVATTEDQTLDFTVRPTFTAELRCQRETARTDCIPLTPIVVRFSAPVPWSEASRITLTAPDGKAYAAVPPDSPDLAVSQVVFRGPFPPSTTLRLEVPTDLKDDAGRTLANAAQMQSLQVALGADPPLAKFASRFAIVELEADPALPVTIRNLGARVTTRELRIPPDTSAATGASADVKQPSATVSGEVLRVDARRASEILAWLRKVGSARRDRSVFRDAKLPAGEHVQSLSLPELSGEELQVVGIPLPKPGLYVVEIESLRLGEALLEKPKLLYVPAAALVTDMAVHFEWSASGSVVWVTRLSDARPVEGAKVAVHDCAGRVLAEAETDAQGIARIADLPDRDDAPLCRSSNDEYDEHHDYRASRALSDLDGGLFVTARHGDDLSFVHSSWDFGIEPYRFDLPQEPWNGPYVAHTIFDRPLLRAGETVHMKHVYREQTLQGFAVVDPARAPTKLSIRHLGSDTRYDLPLEWRSDGSAVTDWPIPKEAKLGLYEVYYVREGAPADAPTPTPPAPYVRLAAPEPTWDREWLAGTFRVAEFRVPLARGTVKLPAEPLVAPSAVQADLAVQYLAGGGAGDLPVVLRAQLEPYDVRVKDLPDASFANGPVKVGIRRDGDDGPDDDERAEGKVLSRQELRLDAAGTARATIGDLPAVQRPERLRAELEFRDPNGEVQTAVASVPLWPSGVVAGVEVKVREAHAPRLATRAVVLDDRLQPAPRVRVQIDAFERRNYSVRKRLVGGFYAYDYVEDTRPLGTLCRGRTRADGTLRCERLAKVSGNVVVQVTAWDESGRASVAHQDVWVAGEDDFWFRVGSSDRMDVLPDRKRYEPGDVARLQVRMPFRQATALVTTAREGVLDARVVELSGKDPTIEVPVTDAFSPNMFVSVLAVRGRVGDVQPTARVDLGKPSFKLGIAELVVGWKPHELDVDVTTDREVYRVRETAKARISVRAATGEALPPGATVALAAVDEGLLELAPNESWHLLRAMMGRRGFGVWTSTGQMEVVGKRHYGRKARPQGGGGGRSSTRELFDTLLLWRADVPLDASGAAEVEIPLNDSLTSFRIVAVATAGTGLFGDGGTTIRTTQDLLLLSGLPPVVRSGDRFRAELTVRNTTERTLDVALRAKVEGLADELAGQTLALAPGEAKIASWEVTVPDGVTQLVYDFAAQAGAGEGADAGAAAGAGEAADSLRVVQLVVPAVPVRVVQGTLVQLAAGAPFREPVAAPAGALPGQGGINLKFTPSLLSGLDGPRAYMERYPYTCLEQRVSRAVVLDDSALWSQVVAALPAHFDDDGFLTFFPGMRDGSELLTAYVLLISRTAGYALPDDVVEKMERALRGFVDGTVSPGDGVQRGAVDLPLRKLAVLAALATDGDLDPTLLDGIPIEPNLWPASTLLDWWTILARTPSIERRDARLAEAQQALRARLELGGTTLGFRDDGANASWSIFSGGDVDALRLVLLALDAPSWRGDVPRLMRGALARQERGRWDTTIANAWGALATRAFARSFESEPVTGEAVAALAGASGRVDWGREPEGGSVALPWPKGQADLTIEQRGGGKPWASVLASAAVPLEKPLEAGYRIVKHIAPLEPRPDGTVRAGDVLLVRLEIDAQAERPWVVVDDPVPAGSSHLRKAPPAAAAPGATPDASSADASLSPTFVERSFQSWKGYFEWLPAGKTVLTYAIRVNQPGRFLLPPTRVEALYAPESFGETPNAPLEVAP, encoded by the coding sequence ATGCCAAAACGCAGCTCGTTCCTCATCGTCGTTCTCTGCACCCTGGTGCTCACGGCAGGACGGACGGGCGGCGCGGCCGCGCCCGCGTCGCCCGCGTCCGCGCCGTCGGCGACGCCCGCCGTCGCGCCGGGGCTGGTCGAGTTCTCGCCGCGCGGCACCGTCAAGCAAGTCCGCCAGGCGGTCGCGCGCTTCGCGACGCCGATGGTCGCCTACGGCGACCCGCGCGCCGTGGACCCGCTCGTCGCCGACTGCCCGGTCGCCGGCACGGGGCGCTGGCTCGACGCCCGCACCTGGGTCTACGACTTCGTCCGCACGCTGCCCGGCGGCGTGCGCTGCACGTTCCGCGCGCGTCCGGACCTGAAGGATCTCGCCGGCGCGGCGCTGCGGCCGATCGAGGATCTCGGGTTCGATACCGGCGGACCGGCGATCGTCTCGTCGATCCCGTCCGCCGACGAGACGATCGACGCCGAGCAGGCCTTCGTCCTGCGGCTCGACGCCGAGCCTGCCGCGGAGTCGGTCGAGCGCCACGCGTACTTCGCCGTCGACGGCGTCGCGGAGCGCGTCGGCGTGCGGATCGTCGACGGCGCCGAGCGCGCGCAGCTCCTCGAGCGCTTCGGCAGCGGCGAGAAGGATGCGGTCGAGCTCGTGCTCGCCGCGCGCCGACGCTTCCCCGACGGCGCGGGCGTGCGGCTCGTGTGGGGCGCGGGCGTCGCAACCGCCTCCGGTGTGGCGACGACCGAGGATCAGACGCTCGACTTCACCGTGCGTCCGACGTTCACCGCCGAGCTGCGCTGCCAGCGCGAGACCGCGCGCACCGACTGCATCCCGTTGACGCCGATCGTCGTTCGCTTCAGCGCGCCCGTGCCGTGGTCGGAGGCGAGCCGCATCACGCTGACCGCGCCGGACGGCAAGGCGTACGCCGCCGTGCCGCCCGACAGCCCCGACCTCGCGGTGTCGCAGGTCGTGTTCCGCGGTCCGTTCCCGCCGTCGACGACGCTGCGCCTCGAGGTGCCGACGGACCTGAAGGACGACGCCGGGCGCACGCTCGCCAACGCGGCCCAGATGCAGTCGTTGCAAGTCGCGCTCGGCGCCGATCCGCCGCTCGCCAAGTTCGCGTCGCGCTTCGCGATCGTCGAGCTCGAGGCCGACCCGGCGCTGCCGGTGACGATCCGCAACCTCGGCGCCCGCGTGACGACGCGCGAGCTGCGCATTCCGCCGGATACGAGCGCGGCGACCGGCGCGAGCGCCGACGTCAAGCAACCGTCGGCCACGGTGAGCGGCGAGGTGCTGCGGGTCGACGCGAGGCGCGCGAGCGAGATCCTCGCCTGGCTGCGCAAGGTCGGCTCCGCGCGGCGCGACCGCTCGGTGTTCCGCGACGCGAAGCTGCCCGCGGGCGAGCACGTGCAGTCGCTGAGCCTGCCGGAGCTCTCGGGCGAGGAGCTGCAGGTGGTCGGCATCCCGCTGCCAAAGCCCGGTCTCTACGTCGTCGAGATCGAGAGCCTGCGGCTCGGCGAGGCGCTGCTCGAGAAGCCGAAGCTGCTCTACGTCCCCGCCGCCGCGCTGGTCACCGACATGGCGGTGCACTTCGAGTGGAGCGCGAGCGGCTCGGTGGTCTGGGTGACGCGTCTCTCCGACGCGCGTCCGGTCGAAGGCGCCAAGGTCGCCGTCCACGACTGCGCCGGACGCGTGCTCGCCGAGGCCGAGACCGACGCGCAGGGCATCGCGCGCATCGCCGACCTGCCCGATCGCGACGACGCGCCGCTCTGCCGCTCGAGCAACGACGAGTACGACGAGCACCACGACTACCGCGCGTCGCGCGCGCTCTCGGATCTCGACGGCGGGCTCTTCGTCACCGCGCGCCACGGCGACGATCTCAGCTTCGTGCACTCGAGCTGGGACTTCGGCATCGAGCCCTACCGCTTCGACCTGCCGCAGGAGCCGTGGAACGGGCCGTACGTCGCGCACACGATCTTCGATCGCCCGCTGCTGCGCGCCGGCGAGACCGTGCACATGAAGCACGTCTACCGCGAGCAGACGCTGCAGGGCTTCGCGGTCGTGGATCCCGCGAGGGCGCCGACGAAGCTCTCGATCCGCCACCTCGGCAGCGACACCCGCTACGACCTGCCGCTCGAGTGGCGCAGCGACGGCAGCGCGGTCACCGATTGGCCGATCCCGAAGGAGGCGAAGCTCGGGCTCTACGAGGTGTACTACGTGCGCGAGGGCGCGCCGGCGGACGCGCCGACGCCGACGCCGCCCGCGCCGTACGTGCGTCTCGCCGCGCCCGAGCCGACCTGGGACCGCGAGTGGCTCGCCGGCACGTTCCGCGTCGCCGAGTTCCGCGTGCCGCTCGCGCGCGGCACCGTCAAGCTCCCGGCGGAGCCGCTGGTCGCGCCGTCCGCCGTGCAGGCCGACCTCGCCGTGCAGTACCTCGCGGGCGGCGGCGCGGGCGACCTGCCGGTCGTGCTGCGCGCGCAGCTCGAGCCCTACGACGTCCGCGTCAAGGACCTGCCCGACGCATCGTTCGCCAACGGTCCGGTGAAGGTCGGGATCCGCCGCGACGGCGACGACGGACCGGATGACGACGAGCGCGCCGAGGGCAAGGTGCTCTCGCGTCAGGAGCTGCGGCTCGACGCGGCGGGCACCGCGCGCGCGACGATCGGCGATCTGCCGGCGGTGCAGCGCCCCGAGCGGCTGCGCGCCGAGCTCGAGTTCCGCGATCCGAACGGCGAGGTGCAGACGGCGGTCGCGAGCGTGCCGCTGTGGCCGTCGGGCGTGGTCGCGGGCGTCGAGGTGAAGGTGCGCGAGGCGCACGCGCCGCGTCTCGCCACGCGCGCGGTCGTGCTCGACGATCGCCTGCAGCCCGCGCCGCGCGTGCGCGTGCAGATCGACGCGTTCGAGCGCCGTAACTACAGCGTGCGCAAGCGGCTCGTCGGCGGCTTCTACGCCTACGACTACGTCGAGGACACGCGTCCGCTCGGCACGCTGTGCCGCGGCCGCACGCGCGCCGACGGCACGCTGCGCTGCGAGCGCCTCGCGAAGGTCTCGGGCAACGTCGTCGTGCAGGTCACCGCCTGGGACGAGAGCGGGCGCGCGAGCGTCGCGCACCAGGACGTGTGGGTCGCGGGCGAGGACGACTTCTGGTTCCGCGTCGGCAGCAGCGACCGCATGGACGTCCTGCCGGACCGCAAGCGCTACGAGCCCGGCGACGTCGCCCGGTTGCAGGTGCGCATGCCGTTCCGTCAGGCGACGGCGCTCGTCACCACGGCACGCGAAGGCGTGCTCGACGCGCGCGTCGTCGAGCTCTCGGGCAAGGATCCGACGATCGAGGTCCCGGTCACGGACGCGTTCTCGCCGAACATGTTCGTCTCCGTGCTCGCCGTGCGCGGCCGCGTCGGCGACGTGCAACCGACGGCGCGCGTCGACCTCGGCAAGCCGTCGTTCAAGCTCGGCATCGCCGAGCTGGTGGTCGGCTGGAAGCCGCACGAGCTCGACGTCGACGTCACCACCGACCGCGAGGTCTACCGCGTGCGCGAGACGGCGAAGGCGCGGATCTCGGTGCGCGCCGCGACGGGCGAGGCTCTGCCGCCCGGCGCCACGGTCGCGCTCGCGGCGGTCGACGAGGGGCTGCTTGAGCTCGCGCCCAACGAGAGCTGGCATCTCCTGCGCGCGATGATGGGCCGCCGCGGCTTCGGCGTGTGGACCTCGACCGGGCAGATGGAGGTCGTCGGCAAGCGCCACTACGGCCGCAAGGCGCGTCCGCAGGGCGGCGGCGGCGGACGCTCGAGCACGCGCGAGCTGTTCGACACGCTGCTCCTGTGGCGCGCGGACGTCCCGCTGGATGCGAGCGGCGCGGCCGAGGTCGAGATTCCGCTCAACGACTCGCTGACGAGCTTCCGCATCGTCGCGGTGGCGACCGCGGGCACGGGTCTCTTCGGCGACGGCGGCACGACGATCCGCACGACGCAGGATCTGCTGCTGCTCTCCGGGCTGCCGCCGGTCGTGCGCTCGGGCGATCGCTTCCGCGCCGAGCTCACCGTGCGCAACACGACCGAGCGCACGCTCGACGTCGCGCTGCGCGCGAAGGTCGAGGGGCTGGCGGACGAGCTCGCCGGGCAGACGCTCGCGCTCGCGCCCGGCGAGGCGAAGATCGCGAGCTGGGAGGTGACGGTCCCCGACGGCGTCACGCAGCTCGTCTACGACTTCGCGGCGCAGGCCGGCGCGGGCGAGGGCGCGGACGCTGGAGCTGCAGCAGGAGCCGGAGAAGCGGCCGACTCGCTGCGCGTCGTGCAGCTTGTGGTACCCGCGGTGCCGGTGCGGGTCGTGCAGGGTACGCTCGTGCAGCTCGCCGCGGGCGCGCCCTTCCGCGAGCCCGTCGCGGCGCCCGCGGGCGCGCTGCCGGGGCAGGGTGGCATCAATCTCAAATTCACCCCGAGCCTGCTCTCCGGTCTCGACGGTCCGCGCGCCTACATGGAGCGCTATCCGTACACGTGCCTCGAGCAGCGCGTGTCGCGCGCCGTCGTGCTCGACGACTCGGCGTTGTGGTCGCAGGTGGTGGCGGCGCTGCCGGCGCACTTCGACGACGACGGCTTCCTGACCTTCTTCCCCGGCATGCGGGACGGGAGCGAGCTGCTCACGGCCTACGTGCTGCTGATCTCGCGCACGGCCGGCTACGCGCTGCCCGACGACGTCGTGGAGAAGATGGAGCGCGCGCTGCGCGGCTTCGTCGACGGCACCGTGTCGCCGGGCGACGGCGTGCAGCGCGGCGCCGTCGACCTGCCGCTGCGCAAGCTCGCCGTGCTCGCGGCGCTGGCCACGGACGGCGACCTCGACCCGACGCTGCTCGACGGCATCCCGATCGAGCCGAACCTGTGGCCCGCGTCGACGCTGCTCGACTGGTGGACGATCCTCGCGCGCACGCCGTCGATCGAGCGTCGCGACGCGCGCCTCGCCGAAGCGCAGCAGGCGCTGCGCGCGCGTCTCGAGCTCGGCGGCACGACGCTCGGCTTCCGCGACGACGGCGCCAACGCCTCGTGGTCGATCTTCTCCGGCGGCGACGTGGACGCGCTGCGCCTCGTGCTGCTGGCGCTCGACGCGCCGAGCTGGCGTGGCGACGTGCCGCGGCTGATGCGCGGCGCGCTCGCGCGTCAGGAGCGCGGGCGCTGGGACACGACCATCGCCAACGCCTGGGGGGCCCTCGCGACGCGTGCGTTCGCGCGCTCCTTCGAGAGCGAGCCGGTGACGGGCGAGGCGGTCGCCGCGCTCGCGGGCGCGAGCGGGCGCGTCGACTGGGGTCGCGAGCCCGAGGGCGGCAGCGTCGCCCTGCCGTGGCCCAAAGGCCAGGCGGATCTCACGATCGAGCAGCGCGGCGGCGGCAAGCCGTGGGCGAGCGTGCTCGCGAGCGCCGCGGTACCGCTCGAGAAGCCGCTCGAGGCCGGCTACCGCATCGTCAAGCACATCGCGCCGCTCGAGCCGCGGCCCGACGGCACGGTGCGCGCGGGCGACGTGCTGCTCGTCCGCCTCGAGATCGACGCGCAGGCCGAGCGTCCGTGGGTCGTGGTCGACGACCCGGTGCCCGCGGGCAGCTCGCACCTGCGCAAGGCGCCGCCCGCCGCCGCTGCTCCGGGCGCGACGCCGGACGCGTCGTCGGCGGACGCGTCGCTCTCGCCGACCTTCGTCGAGCGCTCGTTCCAGTCGTGGAAGGGCTACTTCGAGTGGCTGCCGGCCGGGAAGACCGTGCTGACGTACGCGATCCGCGTCAATCAGCCGGGGCGCTTCCTGCTGCCGCCGACGCGTGTCGAGGCGCTGTACGCGCCCGAGTCCTTCGGCGAGACGCCGAACGCGCCGCTCGAGGTCGCGCCGTGA
- the pbpC gene encoding penicillin-binding protein 1C — protein sequence MRWGFLRARRGVRVGVACAALAFIGTWAAFTCGRPDPATVPSYDEVRGAHRPSDVQLLDRHGAVVHELRTDPHRRALAWVPLDEVSPLLRDAIVAAEDRRFERHGGVDALAVLGALRDRLLGRAPRGASTITMQLAKLLDARAGIPHRRSLAGKLRQMRRAWALEERWSKEQILEAYLNLVTFRGEVQGVGAASAVLLGKRPHGISQAEALVLAVLPRAPNAAGERVVARATLLARRLGAGVDETSLAQVARTALDPDRAAGVRVALAPHLATRLLRGNDGSRNAPVRTTLDRELQRAAARALEEHLRELAGRNVRDGAVLVVDNQSGEVLAYVGGRGANASAPHVDAVRARRQAGSTLKPFLYATALELRLLTAASLLDDAPLALPVAGGLYQPRNYDEAFRGLVSLRSALASSLNVPAVRALQLVSADALLARLRALGFSGLRHDGEFYGPSLALGSAEVSLEELVNAYRALANGGVASPLRFVADGDLRQATNESAAEASRVFGAEATFVVADVLADRDGRSATFGLESALATRRWSAVKTGTSKEMRDNWCIGFSRRFTVGVWVGNASGEPMHDVSGLSGAAPVWRELMELLAEREADAGPPAPPDGVQRARVDFPGGVEPSRDEWFLRGTEPGAGGHARAARRPRIVSPQPGTVIALDPDIPEHLQRLAFEADGVRARAGAAEGADGAAEHALGPRWRLDGRELPWRAASLLWQPIPGRHRLELLDPDGRTLDAVEFEVRGGRAVARDATAEHAAPVASPIDSVFDRS from the coding sequence GTGAGATGGGGCTTCCTGCGCGCGCGGCGCGGCGTGCGCGTCGGCGTCGCCTGCGCGGCGCTCGCGTTCATCGGCACGTGGGCGGCGTTCACGTGCGGACGTCCGGATCCGGCGACGGTGCCGAGCTACGACGAGGTGCGTGGCGCGCACCGGCCGTCCGACGTGCAGCTGCTCGACCGTCACGGCGCCGTCGTGCACGAGCTGCGCACCGACCCGCACCGCCGCGCGCTCGCCTGGGTCCCGCTCGACGAGGTGTCGCCGCTTCTGCGCGACGCGATCGTCGCAGCCGAGGATCGGCGCTTCGAGCGTCACGGCGGCGTCGACGCGCTCGCGGTGCTGGGCGCGCTGCGCGACCGGCTGCTCGGACGCGCGCCGCGCGGCGCGAGCACGATCACGATGCAGCTCGCGAAGCTGCTCGACGCGCGCGCCGGAATCCCGCACCGCCGCTCGCTCGCCGGCAAGCTGCGCCAGATGCGTCGCGCGTGGGCGCTCGAGGAGCGCTGGAGCAAGGAGCAGATCCTCGAGGCCTACCTCAACCTGGTGACGTTCCGTGGCGAGGTGCAGGGCGTCGGCGCCGCTTCTGCCGTGCTGCTCGGCAAGCGGCCGCACGGGATCTCGCAGGCCGAAGCGCTCGTGCTCGCGGTGCTGCCGCGCGCGCCGAACGCAGCGGGCGAGCGCGTCGTCGCGCGCGCGACCCTGCTCGCGCGTCGCCTCGGCGCGGGCGTCGACGAGACGTCGCTCGCGCAGGTCGCGCGCACGGCGCTCGATCCCGACCGCGCGGCGGGCGTGCGGGTCGCGCTCGCGCCGCATCTCGCAACGCGGCTCTTGCGCGGCAACGACGGGTCACGCAACGCGCCCGTGCGCACGACGCTCGACCGCGAGCTGCAGCGTGCGGCCGCTCGCGCGCTCGAGGAGCACCTGCGCGAGCTCGCCGGCCGCAACGTGCGCGACGGCGCGGTGCTGGTGGTCGACAACCAGAGCGGCGAGGTGCTGGCGTACGTCGGCGGCCGCGGCGCGAACGCCAGCGCGCCGCACGTCGACGCGGTGCGCGCGCGTCGCCAGGCGGGCTCGACGCTCAAGCCCTTCCTCTACGCGACCGCGCTCGAGCTGCGTCTCCTCACCGCCGCATCGCTGCTCGACGACGCGCCGCTCGCACTGCCGGTCGCGGGCGGTCTCTACCAGCCGCGCAACTACGACGAGGCGTTCCGCGGGCTCGTGAGCCTGCGCAGCGCGCTCGCCTCGTCGCTCAACGTGCCGGCGGTGCGCGCGCTGCAGCTCGTCTCGGCCGACGCTCTGCTCGCGCGCCTGCGCGCGCTCGGCTTCTCGGGTCTGCGGCACGACGGCGAGTTCTACGGTCCGTCGCTGGCGCTCGGCTCCGCCGAGGTCAGCCTCGAGGAGCTCGTCAACGCGTACCGCGCGCTCGCGAACGGCGGCGTCGCGTCGCCGCTGCGCTTCGTCGCCGACGGTGACCTCCGTCAAGCTACGAACGAGAGCGCAGCGGAAGCGTCGCGCGTCTTCGGCGCGGAAGCGACGTTCGTGGTCGCCGACGTGCTCGCCGACCGCGACGGACGCAGCGCGACCTTCGGCCTCGAGAGCGCGCTCGCGACGCGGCGCTGGAGCGCGGTCAAGACCGGCACCAGCAAGGAGATGCGCGACAACTGGTGCATCGGCTTCTCGCGCCGCTTCACCGTCGGCGTGTGGGTCGGCAACGCGTCCGGCGAGCCGATGCACGACGTGAGCGGTCTCTCGGGTGCGGCGCCGGTGTGGCGCGAGCTCATGGAGCTGCTCGCCGAGCGCGAGGCGGACGCCGGTCCGCCCGCGCCGCCGGACGGCGTGCAGCGCGCGCGCGTCGACTTCCCGGGTGGCGTCGAGCCGTCGCGCGACGAGTGGTTCCTGCGCGGGACGGAGCCCGGTGCCGGCGGTCACGCGCGCGCGGCGAGGCGGCCGCGCATCGTGTCGCCGCAGCCGGGGACGGTGATCGCGCTCGACCCGGACATTCCCGAACATCTGCAGCGCCTCGCGTTCGAGGCGGACGGCGTGCGCGCCCGTGCGGGTGCCGCGGAAGGTGCGGACGGCGCGGCCGAACATGCGCTCGGCCCGCGCTGGCGGCTCGACGGACGCGAGCTGCCGTGGCGCGCTGCGTCGCTACTTTGGCAGCCGATCCCCGGCCGGCACCGCCTCGAGCTCCTCGATCCCGACGGCCGCACGCTCGACGCGGTCGAGTTCGAGGTGCGCGGCGGGCGTGCGGTGGCGCGTGACGCCACCGCGGAACACGCGGCCCCGGTGGCATCTCCGATCGACAGCGTGTTCGACCGCTCTTGA
- a CDS encoding VTT domain-containing protein encodes MGNERAVAPEPSPAPPRLRPGVRLALIALVVVLVYGIGRASGVTESLTPESLRAMFAGAGVLGVVLFVAAFSVGMLAQLPGLLFVAVAVLAYGREMGAVVALGGAVIAASVSFVVVRRFGGKALTELESPFVRRWLARLDDRPLSSVILLRVVFGVAPFLNYALALSSLGFRDYLIGSIIGMALPIAVAALVVDAAL; translated from the coding sequence GTGGGAAACGAACGAGCAGTAGCTCCCGAGCCGTCGCCCGCTCCGCCGCGGCTGCGTCCCGGCGTTCGTCTCGCGCTGATCGCGCTCGTCGTCGTCCTGGTCTACGGGATCGGGCGCGCGAGCGGCGTGACCGAGTCGCTCACGCCGGAGTCGCTGCGCGCGATGTTCGCGGGCGCGGGCGTGCTCGGCGTCGTGCTGTTCGTCGCGGCGTTCTCGGTCGGGATGCTGGCGCAGCTTCCGGGGTTGCTGTTCGTCGCGGTCGCCGTGCTCGCGTACGGGCGTGAGATGGGCGCGGTGGTCGCGCTCGGTGGTGCGGTGATCGCGGCGTCGGTGAGCTTCGTCGTCGTGCGGCGCTTCGGCGGCAAGGCGCTCACGGAGCTCGAGAGCCCGTTCGTGCGCCGCTGGCTCGCGCGCCTCGACGACCGGCCGCTGTCGAGCGTCATCCTGCTGCGGGTCGTGTTCGGCGTGGCGCCGTTCCTCAACTACGCGCTCGCGCTGTCGTCGCTCGGTTTCCGCGACTACCTGATCGGCTCGATCATCGGGATGGCGTTGCCGATCGCGGTCGCGGCGCTGGTCGTGGACGCCGCGCTGTGA
- a CDS encoding D-cysteine desulfhydrase family protein, translated as MKDDRTARAASLAFAPTPLEEAPRLSEALGVRVLVKRDDQTGLALGGNKARKLALLVADAIERGCDTLIATGGAQSNFARMTAAAAARCGLKCHLVLAGDAPVKHSGNLILDELFGATVEFAGTNDWLKLEERAAAIAAELGARAYPMPVGGATPLGALAYVHAARELLEQMAEPPDWIVLADGTGGTHAGLLAGLPASVKILGVDVARPPIPLADRVSYLAREAAALAGCPEPEGEVLVADHTGPHYGAITEECREAVRLAARTEGLVLDPVYTGKAMAGLIAAARAGRLSGTVVFWHTGGAPALFADEFADFV; from the coding sequence GTGAAGGACGACAGGACGGCGCGGGCGGCGTCGCTCGCGTTCGCACCGACACCTCTCGAAGAGGCGCCGCGGCTGTCCGAAGCGCTCGGCGTGCGCGTGCTCGTCAAGCGCGACGATCAGACCGGCCTCGCGCTCGGCGGCAACAAGGCGCGCAAGCTCGCGCTGCTGGTTGCCGACGCGATCGAGCGTGGCTGCGACACGCTGATCGCGACCGGCGGCGCGCAGTCGAACTTCGCCCGCATGACCGCTGCCGCGGCAGCGCGCTGCGGGCTCAAGTGCCACCTCGTGCTGGCCGGGGACGCACCCGTCAAGCACAGCGGCAACCTCATCCTCGACGAGCTGTTCGGCGCGACCGTCGAGTTCGCCGGCACGAACGACTGGCTGAAGCTCGAGGAGCGCGCCGCTGCGATCGCCGCGGAGCTCGGCGCGCGCGCCTACCCGATGCCGGTCGGCGGCGCGACGCCGCTCGGCGCGCTCGCCTACGTGCACGCGGCGCGGGAGCTGCTCGAGCAGATGGCGGAGCCGCCCGACTGGATCGTGCTCGCCGACGGCACCGGGGGGACGCACGCCGGACTGCTCGCCGGCTTGCCGGCGTCGGTGAAGATCCTCGGCGTCGACGTCGCGCGGCCGCCGATCCCGCTCGCCGATCGCGTTTCCTACCTCGCACGCGAAGCGGCGGCGCTGGCCGGATGTCCGGAGCCCGAGGGCGAGGTCCTGGTCGCCGACCACACCGGTCCGCACTACGGCGCGATCACCGAGGAGTGCCGCGAGGCGGTCCGCCTCGCCGCGCGCACGGAAGGCCTGGTGCTGGACCCGGTGTACACCGGCAAGGCGATGGCGGGGCTGATCGCGGCCGCGCGCGCCGGTCGGCTGTCGGGCACCGTCGTGTTCTGGCACACGGGCGGCGCGCCGGCGCTGTTCGCCGACGAGTTCGCGGACTTCGTCT